The segment GATTCCCTGTGGGGCAAGGATGTCCATTTCGACAATGTCTCGAAGGCCGCCGTCATCATCAGCAATGAGGCCAGCGCCTTCACCCAGATCGGTTTTGATCACGCCACAGCGCGCAATACACCCGTCTTTGCCCGCTTCCGTGACAGCGGCAAAACCCTGCCCGGCCAGGGAAAAGCCTATGCGGTCAGCCGCTTCACCTACGGGCTGAACGTCTCAGCTCCCGGCGAAATGGGCCAGATGGCCACCGACATCGCCATGACCCCGCTGTCGGGCCCGTCACCCGTTACGCCCAACGCCATCCGCGCCCTGCCGCCGGTGGCGCAATGGGTCAGCGCCACGACCTTCGGCGCGAAAGGCGACGGCACGACCGACGACACCGCCGCCCTTCAGGCCGCCATTGACGCAAGCCCCGTCGTCTATCTGCCGATGGGCTTTTACCGCGTCACCGACACCCTGCATCTCAAGCCCGACACCGTGCTGCTGGGCCTGCATCCCAGCCTGACGCAACTGATCCTGCCCGACAGCACACCGGCCTTTATGGGCGTCGGCCCGGCCAAAGCCCTGCTGGAAAGCGCGAAAGGCGGGGCGGCGGTCGTTTCGGGCATCGGCCTGTCCACCGGCGTGATCAATCCGCGCGCCACGGCCCTGCTGTGGAAGGCGGGGGCGGATTCACTGGTCGATGATGTCAAGATTCAGGGCGGCCACGGTACGCAACTGGCCAATGGGGCGCGCGTCAACCCCTATGCCGCCGCGCCCGGTTTCGACCCGACCGCCGAATGGGATCGCCAGCACCCCAGCATCTGGGTCACCGATGGCGGCGGCGGCACCTTCGCCGACATCTGGTCGCCCAATACCTATGCCCAGGCCGGTTTCTATGTCAGCAACACCACCACGCCCGGCCACGTCTATGAGCTGTCGGCCGAGCACCATATGCGCAACGAAATCGTCCTCGACCATGTGCAGAACTGGGAGTTTCTGGCCCCGCAGACCGAGGAAGAGGTGCGCGAAAGTCAGGATACGGTGTCGCTCGACATCCGCAATTCATCGCATCTGCTGTTCGCCAATTATCACGGCTACCGCGTCACGCGCACGATCAAACCGGCCCTCAGCGCCATCCGGCTGCAAAATTCCGGCGATTTGCAGTTCCGCAATGTCCACGTCAATGGCGAAAGCGGTTTTGCGATCTGCGACGATAATGGCTGCGGCACCTATCTGCGCGCCAGCAAGTTCCCATTCGACAATGCCCTGATCGACGTGACGCATGGCGGGCTTGAGGTGCGCGAACGCGAATTTGCCACGCTCGATATTCCCGCCGCTACGCCCGCCACGCCCGCAACCTCTTCGGCCTCGCCTAGCGTCACCAGGCTGGAAGATGGTTTTTATTCGATTTCGGGGGCCGCCGTCGATGGCGCGGGCAAGCTCTATTTCGTCGATCACCGCTTCCAGCGCATCTATAGCTGGTCGCAGGCGCAGGGGCTGGCCATTGTCCGCGATGCGCCGCTCGATCCGGTCAATCTGGCCTTCGATGCGTCGGGCAATCTGCTGGTTCTGTCCTCCGATGGGCCAGAAGCCACGGTTTACAGCTTCCGTCCCGATCAACCCGGCAGCACCATCAGCCTGATCGCCCCGACGCCGGTGGCCGATCACCCGCAGGCCGTCATGGCCCTGCCCGGCAATCTGTGGGACAATGGCGAGTTCCGCGACCAGATCGATCCGAAGACCTACCGGTTCACCACGCTGGCCGAAATGTTCGCCCGCGACATGGCCCTGCCCAAGGCGCGCGAATATGTCTCGCCCGACGGCTCGCTGGTTCTGCCCGCCTTCCGCGTCTATCAGCAGGGGCCGTCCAACCACCTCGGCTGGCGCTTTTCCGATACGCTCGATACCTATGGTTTCGTGACGGCCAAAGCAGGTCAGCGCCTCTAT is part of the Asticcacaulis sp. EMRT-3 genome and harbors:
- a CDS encoding glycosyl hydrolase family 28-related protein; the protein is MKAQMKAQMFARKLPKRLKVSASVAALIALAALPGLAFAATSPAPSHSVFLTRPDDPHAIIARASGDGKTDDTAALQAAIDSAAHSGDGGLVFLPSGRYRITRTLLVPLAVRIYGYGPTRPVLVLADNTPGFQTGVANMVVFTGGDIYVSGKVPVPVMSAVPYSDTVRDANSSTFYSALSNVDFEIGDGNPAAAAVRMRTAQHSFLSHVDFHIGSGLAGLYMAGNEGEDLHFYGGRYGILTEKTSPAWQYTLIDSSFDGQRDAAIREHEADLTLVHTDIRNTPVGIEIDQGYSDSLWGKDVHFDNVSKAAVIISNEASAFTQIGFDHATARNTPVFARFRDSGKTLPGQGKAYAVSRFTYGLNVSAPGEMGQMATDIAMTPLSGPSPVTPNAIRALPPVAQWVSATTFGAKGDGTTDDTAALQAAIDASPVVYLPMGFYRVTDTLHLKPDTVLLGLHPSLTQLILPDSTPAFMGVGPAKALLESAKGGAAVVSGIGLSTGVINPRATALLWKAGADSLVDDVKIQGGHGTQLANGARVNPYAAAPGFDPTAEWDRQHPSIWVTDGGGGTFADIWSPNTYAQAGFYVSNTTTPGHVYELSAEHHMRNEIVLDHVQNWEFLAPQTEEEVRESQDTVSLDIRNSSHLLFANYHGYRVTRTIKPALSAIRLQNSGDLQFRNVHVNGESGFAICDDNGCGTYLRASKFPFDNALIDVTHGGLEVREREFATLDIPAATPATPATSSASPSVTRLEDGFYSISGAAVDGAGKLYFVDHRFQRIYSWSQAQGLAIVRDAPLDPVNLAFDASGNLLVLSSDGPEATVYSFRPDQPGSTISLIAPTPVADHPQAVMALPGNLWDNGEFRDQIDPKTYRFTTLAEMFARDMALPKAREYVSPDGSLVLPAFRVYQQGPSNHLGWRFSDTLDTYGFVTAKAGQRLYVVNGSEDKTYSALAGKGGTLTDLKPFADRGGESVAVDAAGNVYVANGQVFVYAPDGREIRRIDVPERPLQLIFGGPDGKTLFILTHHALYAASPASS